One window of the Anopheles aquasalis chromosome X, idAnoAquaMG_Q_19, whole genome shotgun sequence genome contains the following:
- the LOC126573002 gene encoding uncharacterized protein LOC126573002, with the protein MVWVWLWLFGACQHPPPVEAVSGLYVNNQRLEQGTDSWRHEVAKGELLTKANFSGSDPAASWIQLYWDRNATPVRYADDLASIKNTLHDTHPTYIGDALRPSTNLPATLSTVPGFPSTTQATPSKQQQQQHPPRVRKRTRTTRKPPPTPSPVNKKNTALTPELMALLQRYYSFSCTLVPKRNQVPLNTGTTRRTPVATSAPTRPRKPTKRRTKPTVATVYVTPPVIKRLGGMLESVYNFMENALTSTEIERAATNPPTPAPGTRKVKRNTGTELPAPGIAYTATPAPAPAAESRTDSGEGGGWGRFTAAAADRVTIAGLPAVLTSGSDGNKNKMTTNIQVTSEYTAATPPTGPLAKPNRVVEDDSSESDESADYYGGFDDDEDDDEDDSDEDEGDEEGGEAEAIQPNRRRRPTVSINDKDYDELGPSETGNRRPIRKRRRRRRKPPTTTTSGSYENSADGSSYEDDDDEEEDDEEEDEYSAKDDRLSSSSSEEEEEDEPPGFLSGMFATFSRFVRSLGFGGTVLRAGGDVDEDRGRSTTPRVLAARKRPTRSTTADSHRFGSVATVPSRHAPFPPFLLNELDESVVDHEEPTTTTTTTTPPEGPSGGMASWFAGLMMPSSWDVFNPWGTGDWEPSEAQQQQQQVEESSSWFAQWFGGAGGGDGNSGTTSTQSPPNTTTSGPAVVQLPEHLLSALTQYVVHGGATTRPPRRRSYAGYQLWRLTVQTVEQLRALTDYRRSPAGLELRWWIGPSVRGLTDVLVPPTGPAQSRFRGLLRDAGIGYRVTIGDVGRAMAYENPRTTRRDQLETELRQGHPLTWYRYHRYADIAKFLGTLHRQHGARVQLLHVGRSYEGRPLTVVRVSFAQPTGRPGRPGRPGRRPAIFIEAGVQGRDWIGPAVATWLLNRLVELPAGGDRRAGNGTQQPEEGGGLESVQSYDWYVLPVLNPDGYEYSHEHDRMWAKSRRNASEDDDPEPGVLASALASWWPRPGDRASGDSSEGRHRCTGVNLDRNWGHRWGEGSGASRSRCSEDYAGPAPFSEPETRSVRDFLLGGGGGRSRRNVRLYLSLRSYGQALSYPTPAEEAPEANETERDEDVHEMGSVGLDALRGSADGNDPSVPYRLVPGISTVGGAASGTAVEYARYGAGIRYAYTVRLPDTGTHGFLLPPSSIVSTGRDLFELIKGMIEYS; encoded by the coding sequence ATGGTTTGGGTGTGGCTGTGGTTGTTTGGGGCCTGCCAGCACCCGCCGCCGGTCGAAGCCGTCAGTGGGCTTTATGTGAACAACCAGCGGCTCGAGCAGGGCACGGATAGCTGGCGTCACGAAGTCGCGAAAGGTGAGCTACTGACGAAAGCAAACTTCAGCGGGAGCGATCCGGCGGCCAGCTGGATCCAGCTGTACTGGGACCGAAACGCAACCCCTGTCCGGTACGCGGACGACCTCGCCTCGATCAAGAACACACTGCACGATACGCACCCAACGTACATCGGGGACGCTTTACGCCCTTCAACCAACCTGCCAGCGACGCTATCAACCGTGCCAGGATTCCCTAGCACCACCCAGGCCACTccgagcaaacagcagcagcagcagcaccccccgCGTGTCCGCAAGAGGACGCGAACGACGCGTAAACCGCCCCCAACACCTTCGCCAGTGAACAAGAAAAACACGGCGTTAACACCGGAACTGATGGCGCTACTGCAGCGTTACTACTCCTTCAGCTGCACCCTGGTGCCGAAGCGGAACCAGGTCCCCTTGAACACCGGCACGACACGCAGGACACCGGTGGCGACGAGCGCACCAACCCGGCcacgcaaaccaaccaaacgccGCACCAAAccgacggtggcaacggtgtaCGTGACACCACCGGTGATAAAGCGGCTCGGCGGCATGCTCGAGTCCGTGTACAACTTCATGGAGAACGCCCTCACCAGCACCGAGATCGAGCGGGCAGCAACGAACCCACCAACGCCAGCGCCCGGAACGCGTAAGGTAAAGCGCAACACTGGCACCGAACTGCCAGCGCCGGGCATCGCCTACACCGCTACACCggcgccagcaccagccgccGAATCGCGGACAGACTCGGGcgagggtggtgggtggggcCGTTTCACTGCAGCTGCGGCGGACCGGGTGACGATCGCAGGGCTGCCCGCCGTGCTGACTAGCGGTAGCGAtggcaacaaaaacaagatGACGACCAACATTCAGGTGACGAGCGAGTATACGGCCGCTACACCGCCGACCGGTCCGCTGGCGAAGCCAAACCGTGTTGTGGAGGATGATAGCAGTGAGTCGGATGAATCCGCAGATTACTACGGTGGctttgacgatgacgaagatgacgacgaagatgacagtgatgaggatgagggcGACGAAGAAGGGGGAGAAGCTGAAGCGATACAGCCAAACCGGCGTCGCCGCCCAACGGTCTCGATCAACGATAAGGACTACGATGAGCTTGGCCCCTCGGAAACGGGTAACCGGAGACCGATCCGGAAGCGGCGCCgccgaagaagaaaaccaccaacgacgactaCGAGTGGCAGCTACGAAAACAGTGCGGACGGCTCTTCCtatgaagatgacgacgacgaagaggaagacgacgaagaggaggacgagtaCAGCGCAAAGGACGACcgattgtcgtcgtcgtcgtcggaagaagaggaggaggacgaaccACCGGGCTTCCTCTCCGGTATGTTTGCCACGTTTAGCCGCTTTGTCCGATCGCTCGGCTTCGGTGGCACCGTGCTCCGTGCCGGTGGCGATGTCGATGAGGACCGGGGACGCAGCACTACTCCGCGGGTACTGGCCGCCCGTAAACGACCGACGCGCAGTACCACCGCCGATTCGCAccgattcggttcggtggcaaCGGTACCGAGCCGCCATGCACCTTTTCCGCCCTTTCTTTTGAACGAGCTGGACGAAAGCGTCGTGGACCACGaggaaccaacaacaacaacaacaacaacaacgccgccGGAAGGGCCATCTGGTGGCATGGCGAGCTGGTTCGCTGGTTTGATGATGCCCTCCTCCTGGGACGTGTTCAATCCCTGGGGTACTGGCGACTGGGAACCCAGtgaggcgcagcagcagcagcagcaggtggaaGAATCTTCCTCATGGTTTGCACAgtggttcggtggtgctggtggtggtgatggtaattCGGGCACCACTTCGACGCAGTCCCCCCCAAACACGACTACCAGCGgaccggcggtggtgcagcTACCGGAACACTTACTGTCGGCGTTAACCCAGTACGTGGTGCACGGCGGTGCGACCACACGTCCCCCTAGGCGCCGATCGTACGCCGGCTATCAGCTGTGGCGCCTGACGGTCCAGACCGTGGAGCAACTCCGTGCGCTCACCGATTACCGTCGATCGCCGGCCGGGCTCGAGCTACGGTGGTGGATCGGTCCGTCGGTGCGCGGGTTAACCGATGTGCTCGTACCACCGACCGGCCCGGCACAGTCCCGGTTCCGCGGCCTCCTCCGGGACGCCGGGATCGGCTACCGGGTGACGATCGGCGATGTGGGGCGTGCGATGGCGTACGAGAATCCGCGCACGACCCGCCGGGACCAGCTCGAGACGGAGCTGCGGCAGGGCCACCCGTTGACCTGGTACCGCTATCACCGGTACGCCGATATCGCCAAGTTTCTTGGCACGCTGCACCGTCAGCACGGGGCGCGGGTCCAGCTGCTACACGTTGGCCGCTCGTACGAGGGTCGCCCGCTGACGGTGGTTCGTGTGTCCTTTGCCCAACCGACCGGGCGACCGGGGCGACCGGGGCGACCGGGGCGCCGACCCGCCATCTTTATCGAGGCCGGTGTACAGGGACGGGACTGGATCGGACCGGCCGTTGCCACCTGGCTGCTGAACCGGCTCGTTGAGCTTCCAGCGGGTGGGGACCGGCGGGCGGGGAATGGTACACAGCAGCCGGAggagggtggtgggttggAATCCGTCCAGTCGTACGACTGGTACGTGTTGCCCGTGCTCAACCCGGACGGTTACGAGTACAGCCACGAGCACGATCGCATGTGGGCCAAGAGCCGGCGCAATGccagcgaggacgacgatcCGGAACCGGGTGTCCTGGCGAGCGCACTAGCGAGCTGGTGGCCGCGACCGGGCGACCGGGCATCCGGCGACAGTTCGGAAGGGcggcaccggtgcaccggtgtcAATCTGGACCGGAACTGGGGCCACCGGTGGGGCGAGGGTAGCGGTGCGTCACGGAGCCGGTGCAGCGAGGACTATGCCGGGCCGGCACCGTTCTCCGAACCGGAAACCCGTTCCGTGCGTGACTTTCTGCTCGGGGGCGGGGGTGGCCGTAGCCGGCGTAACGTGCGCCTCTACCTTTCGCTACGCTCGTACGGTCAGGCCCTGTCCTACCCGACGCCGGCAGAAGAAGCGCCGGAGgcgaacgaaaccgaacgcGACGAGGACGTGCACGAGATGGGGTCCGTGGGGCTGGATGCGTTGCGTGGATCGGCCGATGGTAACGATCCGAGCGTGCCGTACCGGCTCGTGCCGGGAATTTCGACCGTCGGTGGTGCAGCATCCGGTACGGCGGTCGAGTACGCTCGGTACGGGGCGGGCATCCGGTATGCGTACACCGTCCGGTTGCCCGACACTGGCACCCACGGGTTTCTGCTGCCACCGTCCAGCATCGTGTCGACGGGGCGTGATCTGTTCGAGCTGATCAAGGGCATGATCGAGTACAGCTAA
- the LOC126573070 gene encoding proton-coupled amino acid transporter-like protein CG1139: MMQEMSQSELKAERKRAKSRTVRPPQPVFDENGYQAIDLHVVEYGDSRTIDNVDLERGDGAQGQQAGNQAGYTGTLMNYCKGNIGTGCYAMGEAFRNGGLLMGPLLTIVIGLISLHCQHIVLECTELMEAKLAEERAKRGHSAIEERQLTFAETVGYCFQYGPERFRPWANTMRHTVNVFTCVTQLGFCCIYYVFIGSSMKQIADYCGMHLPTGTHLALLLILLIPLCLITKLNRLTPFSAVANVLMGLGVAVCFYYALKDPLPDGALTERALVAEPDRIPPFFSTVIFAFEGVSLVLPLKNGMRRPQDFGRTSGVLNVGTAFIVVLYVALGFVGYLRWGDEVQGSMTLNLPDGELLAETVKLCIASGVLLGFALQLYIAVEVLWPLVQRYLPIVNKQPTICEMILRTLLVLMISFIGTFVPHLGLFISLMGALCSTVMGLIFPAIISLIVAYSNPNVRPGGWLLAKNIGILLLGVVGFACGTYVSIRQIMN, translated from the exons ATGATGCAGGAAATGAGCCAATCCGAGCTCAAGGCCGAGCGAAAGCGGGCAAAGTCTCGCACTGTCCGCCCGCCCCAGCCCGTGTTCGATGAGAATGGCTATCAGGCGATCGATCTCCATGTCGTCGAGTACGGTGACTCGCGCACAATCGACAACGTAGACCTGGAGCGGGGCGACGGGGCGCAGGGTCAGCAGGCCGGTAACCAGGCGGGATACACCGGTACGCTGATGAATTACTGCAAGGGCAACATCGGGACCGGGTGCTACGCGATGGGTGAAGCGTTCCGGAACGGAGGGTTGCTCATGGGCCCGCTCCTGACGATCGTCATCGGGCTGATCTCGCTCCACTGTCAGCACATCGTGCTGGAGTGCACCGAGCTGATGGAGGCGAAGTTGGCCGAAGAGCGGGCCAAAAGGGGCCACTCGGCCATCGAGGAGCGACAGCTAACGTTTGCGGAAACGGTCGGCTACTGTTTCCAGTACGGACCGGAACGTTTCCGCCCGTGGGCCAACACCATGCGCCACACCGTGAACGTGTTCACGTGCGTGACGCAGCTCGGGTTCTGCTGCATCTACTACGTCTTCATCGGATCCAGCATGAAGCAGATCGCCGATTACTGTGGGATGCACCTTCCCACCGGAACCCAtttggcgctgctgctcatcctgCTCATTCCGCTGTGCCTCATCACCAAGCTGAACCGCCTGACACCGTTCTCGGCCGTCGCGAACGTACTGATGGGATTGGgcgttgctgtttgcttctaCTACGCCCTGAAGGACCCGCTACCGGATGGTGCGCTGACCGAGCGTGCGTTGGTCGCTGAACCGGATCGTATTCCGCCGTTTTTCAGCACCGTCATCTTCGCGTTCGAGGGCgtctcgctggtgctgccgctgaaGAATGGGATGCGCCGGCCGCAGGACTTTGGGCGGACGAGCGGTGTCCTTAACGTCGGTACAGCGTTCATCGTCGTGCTGTACGTCGCCTTGGGTTTCGTGGGGTATCTGCGGTGGGGCGACGAGGTACAGGGCAGCATGACACTCAACCTACCGGACGGTGAACT GCTGGCCGAAACGGTGAAGCTATGTATAGCGTCCGGCGTGCTGCTCGGTTTCGCCCTTCAGCTGTACATTGCCGTTGAGGTGTTGTGGCCATTGGTGCAGCGCTATTTGCCCATCGTCAACAAGCAGCCCACCATCTGTGAGATGATTTTACGGACACTGTTAGTGCTGATGATCT CTTTCATTGGCACGTTCGTCCCTCACTTGGGGCTCTTCATTTCGCTAATGGGTGCACTCTGCTCGACGGTTATGGGTCTCATCTTTCCTGCGATCATCAGCTTGATTGTGGCTTACTCGAACCCGAACGTGCGTCCCGgcggctggctgctggccaagAACATCGGTATTCTGCTGCTGGGCGTTGTTGGATTCGCTTGCGGTACCTACGTGAGCATCAGGCAAATCATGAACTGA